One window from the genome of Desulfurellaceae bacterium encodes:
- a CDS encoding mismatch-specific DNA-glycosylase: MARSPEPDPDRLPSLPDYLRHDLDIVLVGLNPSRYSAQLGRYFARRQNRFWTALAASGLVPEPVGPGDEARLLGWGIGLTDVVKRPTRGIHELGAEEFRRGAQQLRNKIARYGPRVVCFNGLTGYRVCCQAKQVRVGRQTERFGGARVFALPSTSPRNAHYSLSDITAAMQDLGRLRDELKNVPGVAPSRRL, encoded by the coding sequence ATGGCACGTTCTCCCGAACCGGACCCGGACCGCCTGCCCAGCCTGCCCGATTATCTGCGCCACGACCTCGATATCGTGCTGGTCGGCCTGAATCCGAGCCGCTATTCGGCCCAGCTCGGGCGCTATTTCGCCCGCCGCCAGAATCGGTTCTGGACCGCCCTGGCGGCCTCCGGTCTGGTGCCCGAGCCGGTCGGCCCTGGAGATGAGGCGCGCCTGTTGGGGTGGGGGATCGGGCTGACCGATGTGGTCAAACGGCCGACCCGCGGCATCCATGAGCTGGGGGCTGAGGAGTTCCGGCGTGGCGCGCAACAGCTACGCAACAAGATTGCTCGCTATGGCCCGCGCGTCGTGTGCTTCAACGGCCTGACCGGCTACCGGGTATGCTGTCAGGCAAAACAGGTTCGCGTCGGCCGTCAGACCGAACGTTTTGGCGGGGCGCGGGTGTTTGCGCTGCCCTCGACCAGCCCGCGCAACGCCCACTATTCCCTGTCCGATATTACTGCCGCCATGCAGGATTTGGGACGGTTGCGAGACGAGCTGAAAAACGTGCCCGGTGTCGCCCCGTCGCGCAGGCTCTGA